Sequence from the Peromyscus eremicus chromosome 4, PerEre_H2_v1, whole genome shotgun sequence genome:
TCTGATTCAAGCCCTGTCTCTTCATTAAACATTACTCTTGCTATATCTAAGAAGAAAAAATTCTCCTATGACAGAGGAGCCTCTTCAGGGCCCCCTTCATGTCCTTGTTCCTTAGGCTATAGATGAAGGGTTTCAACATGGGAGTCACCACTGTATACATTGCAGCAGCTGCAACATCTTTCTCTGTGGACTCTACAGAGGGAGGGAACAGATAGACACTGAAGAGCGTCCCATAGAAAACATAGACCACACAGAGGTGGGAACTACAGGTAGAAAAAGCCTTTGTACCCCCACCAGAAGTCTTAACCCTAAGGACAGCAAATACAATGTGGACATAGGAGATGACAATACTTACAAAGGGGACTATGAGTACTGTGCCTCCAAAGCCAGAAAGCACTAACTCATTGACATGAGTGTCAGAGCATGATATCTTCAGAACAGAAGTAATGTCACAGAAAAAGTGAGCTATTTCCCCAACAACACAGAAGGACAGTCGAGCCACAAGGAGAGTGTGAGTCAGGGCAACTACGTTGGTGAGGGCCCAGCACAGGGCAAGCATCAGTGTACAGAATCGGGCACTCATGATTGTGGAATAATGGAGAGGGCGGCAGATGGCCACATAACGGTCATAGGCCATCACAGCCAGGAGGAAGCTGTCCAGATCACCAAACATCATGAATAAGTACATTTGTGTTAGACAACCAGTATAGGAGATGGTGTGGTGCTGAGTCTGAACATTAAACAGCATCTTTGTCACTGTAGAGGATACTAAACCCATGTCAGCAAATGACAGGTTGGCCAAAAAGAAGTACATAGGAGTGTGGAGATGTGGGTCAGAGCCAATGGCCAGGATGATGAGCACATTCCCAGTCAAGGTGACAAGATACATACACAGGAAAAGCCCATAGAGTAGCTGCTGTTGCTCTTGAACCCCTGATATTCCTCGCAGGAAAAACTCTGAGATGCTGGATTGGTTTTCCATGAGCCTAAAGCATCTGGGAGTCAGAAAAGATAGTCAGAATGTAGGATTGAGTCTTAAGCTGCAGGCACTGGCTTCTGAGCCTTCCAATACCCAAGTCTGTATTTAAGTTCACTCTCTTTATTTACAGCATGACCTTTCATGTTCATGTCATTTTGATGACTCTCATATTCCCTCTTCTCCATATTAGACATTTATACACAGCATGATCTTTAAGGCTCTATCTAGGATTGTCAAACTTTAGCCTAGGTTTACAACTATCATTTCCATTAGTGAAAAATGGTGTATTCATGAATGTTTTTTTTGGGGAAAtgatctaacacacacacatacaccgagaaagaaagagagagagacagggacagagaaagagaaaacttccTTTTATTCTAAAGGGTATGTGTCTGAATAACTTCTGTCTACTTATTTTCATCACTTGTTCTGACATAAAATATCAAATTCTGAATATGAGGTTTGCCCTTGGCATCACCTTCTTCCTTTAGGTAACAATTTCTAGCCAGTTGTTAAGTGTCAGGCACTGTTAAATACTTACACATACTCTCTTCATTGTTAAGTGAACTGAGGCACAGAGGCTAGCACTGTTACCTACGGAGGTTAGGGGTGTAGGTGTTTGAGTGGTTTTCACAGGCATCCACCACTCATAAATACAGATATAATTGGAGCTTGGTCATTAATCAATACAAAGAGAGTAGTTCTCTATCACTTAACTCCTCTTTACCTCCCAGGATTCCTAGTTTAACAACTTTGTGTCTCTGTCCCCCACTATTTTGTCTCTTTGACTTCAGTAGAGCAAAAGTGATGTTGAAGAACTGAGTAGAGAGATCAGCTGGCACGGAGATTTTACAACTTTTGGCAGTGGACCAGCTTATCAAAACCACAATCAAAAGcttgttaaaaatataaaattttatcctCCATTGAGAACTATTAAACTAATATTTTCTGTGATACAGTCTGCAAAACTTTCCTTGAAGCCTAAATCTTCCTTGAGTGTTCTGATGCTTAAGCatgttaagatttgtttttttttttttaatgtttgacaCGTGTGTTTGAGTCACAGCTAAGTAAGTTTAAGTGTGAGGTGATTGAAAAGTTTTCAACATGCATTAGAATACATGGAGTAACAAAGTACATAATTTGTTGTATTAGGCTCTCAATTAGTGCTCTACTGAGTCAGAGTTGGTCCCACTTTTCATTAGTGGAAGTCCAGACCTAAAAAACAATTTACCTGCAAATCAATAAAGATATCTAATTATGACTCATTTTTGAAGTCAGTATTTCCTGTGTTAGCAAGAGAGAGAGCGGAAAGTGCTTACATATTTCTCTCCTCCTGTATCATACACTAACTGAATTGGATAACATCTCAGAATTATACAGTCTTCCAGAGAGATCAGAAAGAGCTAAAAGCTGTTTCTTTTCCTACTCAATCTCATAATGAGGAACACCATGTCATATATAGGCTAGAATCTGGTATTTAACACATAATCAAATTCTAAAATGAGAAAGACTCTCTTAAACCCAATGAAATGAAACTTCATCAAGATGATGGATATATAAGCGAGCATTATATACctttgtattatatataatatatacccatatatattatataatttgccTTTCTTCATCAGGGAAGTTCATTCATTTCCATTGAGTCTCTTGAAATAAATTATACATCATTTTAGGAATGAACAATGAGTCTTGTATTAGCTGTGTCAGCATGCAGTGCATTGGTCATCCCACTGCTATATGGAGGTGTTTTTCAGTCTATGGCATGAAATATTAGTGTAGGAACCACCTCCCAAATTCTTTGAATACACCTAATGCCAGCATTTGCCTTCTCTTGTTATTCTGTTCAAGCATTTGGTACTGGTACCCTACACTTCACTCTTTCTTTGAAAAAGTTTACTCTTATTGTAATATTTGTGGCCTCAGAAAACTATATAGATTTTTGAAATACCAATGAGGTACATCCAGAGACTTGGGgaagtctctcttctctctctctctctgacatccAAGGATAAGAAATTTTACTTACCGTCAGTTTCTTCTGTTACTGTGTCAATCAAAATAGGTTAAGAGTTGGCTCAAGGATGGTAGACAAAGTAGTGCTAGCCTGAGCTATTTGACTCAAGTTTCACTGCTCACTTCTACCCTAGTCAGTGAACAGGAAGCAGTGCAAACACTCCCTAATCCCAAGGAGAATGCACAGTCTTCCTGACAGGCTCTGTGAATTGGAATTACGGGTCATAATCATAACTGATAAAAACAAACAGTAAGTGACCAGAAATCACATATCTAAACTTAGATTGGGAATATAATTTAAAAGGGACAGTGGTAGGGGCAAAAGGAGATGACGGTTCTAGGTAAGGAGTCAGCGGGTTCGCAAAGGATTGCAAAGGCAAGTCAAGGATGGGCCTAATTGGGAGGCTGCTGCAGTCACAGCTGTGTTCTCTGGCTGGAAGAAAAAGAGCACAAGAGGACCGGGTTTGAGCTGACCCCTGGACATGACCTTGGACACATGGTGCTCAGATCCCACCTGAACCAGGTCTTCAGGCATATTAAAgtatttgtataattttagttTCAAACCTGaacttaaagagaaagaaagacattagCTCATCAGTATATTCCCTGGAAAAGGTTTGGCAGTCCCCGCTTTGGACATCTACACATATAAGGAGTCAGGGGGACAGAGTCCCATGAGCCTTGTTCGTGCAGACACTAATAATTATCTCACATCTGTCTATGTACTGTAACTGACCAAGTTAGTAGAGCACCAATGTCACAACAAAGTGAtggtttatttcttttcctatgtAGTGACATTAAATTTTTTTGATTTGCACTGATTTATAATGTTAGTTATAGTAAAAATGTACTTTGTAAGAAAATAAGCATATCTCCATAGAACAAGGACCCTGCTCCTAAACTCTTATCAAAGCAATTCCAAATCTGCCAGTGTCTACCATGCACACGGTTTAACATCACAGGGCATGAATTTTTTGAAGAATTTTCATGTTTATGGTTAAAGATGTTATACTAAACTCATGCATCTGATTCCAATCATAATTACTATAGGTGATGCTCTTTTCAAAGGCACAAATGCTGTAAAGACAAGAGAAACAAGGAGAGTTAATTATAGTAACAAAAATTTTGAAGGTGGAATCCAGATAGAACAATGAACCTGAATGTAGCCCTCAACTTGACGGAAATTTGGAGATATTTTCTTCCAGATATAAGCTCCTGAACTCCTTTCTGTTTACATTTACTTTAGAAACTTTGTAACTATAAATAATGTTTCCACTTCACCAAAAAAGGCAGTGAATAAATGATTCTTAGATTTCCATAAGCTTGGGAAATCATTGAACTTTCATTGTGGCCTTCTAGAATACTTGTTCACAAGCTCTTCGCTTTCAGAGCCCTGATGTCTAACTGTGAGCTGCTTCAAAGTTGTAGAAACACCAAAACAGATGTTCAGATCTAAGAAATGTAGAATGCATGGATTAGTGAAAAAGTATTGATGCAAATaactatttgtttttttatggtggatattatctttttttcatttttctttattaagaaattttctactcactccacataccacccacagatcaccctcctccatcctcccaccctcTCAGCCCTCTCTtgcaagccaccctgcatccctacatcccccaaatcaaggtctcccatggggagtcagcagagcccagcacactgagcctaggcaggtccaagtcccttcccactgcaccagggctgcacaaggcatcacaccataggcacCAGATTCCCATAAGCCTGTCCATGAACCAGGGACAGTTACCAATCCCCCttcctgggtgccccccaaacagttcgagccaaacaaccatcttccatatccacagggcctagtctggtcccatgggggctccacagccactagtctacagttcatgggcatccactagtgtggctggtcatctctgcacgtcttcccatcatgatctcgaggtcccccacctgcagaatccctcctctctctcatcagttgtattcctggagcttagcctggtgcatggccatggatctctgcatcagcctccatcagtcactggacaaagactctatgatgatggttagggtattcactagactggtcaccagagtagaccagtccaggcaccctctagaccactaccagcactccaaggtggggtcatctttgtggattcctgagagcctgcccagtaccctgcctcttcctattcccatgacgtcctcatctatcatgctatctccctccctgtcctcccactctgtccctgttccagcttgaaccttccatttccctatgttctcatcccttactcttcgccctctgccacccatatacccagtctgctcatgtagttCTCATCCACTATCACCTTTGATGGGCCAtacatgtgtccctcctagagtcattccctgctagctagcttctctggagctgtgggttgcagtctgtcCATGCCTTCCCTCACATATAgtaccacttatgagtgagtacatactatgtttgtccttttgagtctgggttacctcactcaagatgatatttctagatccatccatttgcctgcaaatttcatgatatcattgtttttttactgctgagtagtactccatggtgtatatgtgccatactttctttatccattcttcagttgaggggcatctaggttgtttccaagttcttgctattatgaataatgctgatatgaacatagttgaacatgtgtccttatggtaagattgagcattccttggatatatgcccaagagtggtatagctaggtcttgaggatgacttattctcaattttctgagaaactgccatactgatttccagagtggctgtacaagtttgcattctcaccaacagtagaagagtattccccttgctccacatcctctccaacataagctgtcttcagtcttttttatcttagacattctgacaggtgtaagatggtatctcagagttgttttgatttgcatttccctgatgactaaggatgttgagcaattccttaaatgtctttcagccatttgagattcttctgttgagaattctctgttaagctctgtagcccatttttaaattggattgttcagtattttcaagtctagctttttgagttctttatatattttggagatcagccctctgtcagatgtggggatggtgaagatctttttccattctgtaggctgttgttttgtcttattgacagtgtcttttgctcTATGAAAGCTTCTcaggtggtcccatttattaattgtcactctcagtgtctgtgctatactggtgttatatttaggaagtgatctccggtgctgatgaattcaagactacttcctactttctcttctatcaagttaaGTGTAAtttgatttatgttgaggtctttgatccactaggacttgagttttgtgcatagcaacagatgtggatctatttgcgtTCTTCtgatgttgacatccagttatgccagcaccatttgttgaagatgctttcttttttccattgtacagttttggcttctttgtcaaaaatcaagtgttcataagtgtgctgattaatgtcagggtcttcagatCAATTCCATTTGTCCacttgtcagtttttatgccagtaccaagctgtttttattactatagctctatagtagagcttgaggtcaggaatcatgatgcctccagagggtGCTTTATTACACAGGatttttttagctatcctgggttttttgtttttccatatgaagttgagtattgttttttccaagtctgtaaagaattgtgttgggattttgatggggattgcattgaatctgtagattgcttttggtaagattgtcatttttaccatgttaattctacctatccatctctccattttctgatatcttcttcaatatctttcttcagagacttaaagttcttaccATACAggactttcacttgcttagttagggttaccccaaggtattttatattatttgtgactattgtaaagggtgatatttctctgatttcacTGTCAGTCCATTTAtcacttgtatataggagggctactgatttttttgagttaatcttgtatcctgccacattactgaaggagtttatcagctgtaggaattccctggtagaatttttggggtcacttatgtagactatcatatcatctgcaaatagtgaaaatttgactttttcctttccaatttctatccccttgatatccttttgttgtcttattgctctagctagaacttcaagtactatgttgaataagtatggggagggTGGACAgccgattttagtggaatcactttgagtttctctccatttaacttgatgttggctgttggcttgctgtaaattgtctttattatatttaggtatattccttgtattcctgatctctctagaaccttaatcatgaaggggtgttggattttgtcaaaggtttttttcagcatccaatgagatgatcatgtgggtttttttctttcagtttgtttatatgatgtattacattgacagattttcctatgttgaaccatccttgcatccctaggatgaagcctacttgatcatggtagataatgtttttgatgtgttcttggagttgtttcgccagtattttattgagtattttgcatcagtgttcatgagggagattggtctgtaattatcttttttgttgcatctttgtgtggtttgggtatcaggaaaACTGTAGCCATATGAaatgagtttggtaatgttccttctgtttctattgtatggaacaatttgaagcgtattggtattagctctttgaaaatttggtagaattctgtgctgaaaccatctggtcctgggctctttttggttggaagatttttaatgactgtttctatttccttaggggttaatggtctatttaaatagtttatctggtcttgatttaactttggtatgtggtaca
This genomic interval carries:
- the LOC131907992 gene encoding olfactory receptor 1N1-like, which gives rise to MENQSSISEFFLRGISGVQEQQQLLYGLFLCMYLVTLTGNVLIILAIGSDPHLHTPMYFFLANLSFADMGLVSSTVTKMLFNVQTQHHTISYTGCLTQMYLFMMFGDLDSFLLAVMAYDRYVAICRPLHYSTIMSARFCTLMLALCWALTNVVALTHTLLVARLSFCVVGEIAHFFCDITSVLKISCSDTHVNELVLSGFGGTVLIVPFVSIVISYVHIVFAVLRVKTSGGGTKAFSTCSSHLCVVYVFYGTLFSVYLFPPSVESTEKDVAAAAMYTVVTPMLKPFIYSLRNKDMKGALKRLLCHRRIFSS